The following coding sequences are from one Vulpes vulpes isolate BD-2025 chromosome 12, VulVul3, whole genome shotgun sequence window:
- the CYB5D2 gene encoding neuferricin isoform X1 — MRRLGGRGLLLGLAAAAAAAAARWLGWWSDRAGLRLFVPEELARYRGGPGAPGLYLALLGRVYDVSPGRRHYEPGAHYSGFAGRDASRAFVTGDYSEAGLVDDVSDLSFSEVLTLQNWLSFYEKNYELVGRVIGRFYGEDGLPTPTLTRVEAVMAQGAEAGQRALQEKQKFPPCNAEWSSGRGSRLWCSTESGGVSRDWVGVPRKLYRPGAKEPHCVCVRTTGPPSDQAPGLAAHTNRGDLDNPGLGEYAGCPPLAVTCSFPL; from the exons ATGCGGCGGCTCGGCGGCCGCGGGCTCCTGCTGggcctggcggcggcggcggcagcagcggcggcACGGTGGCTGGGCTGGTGGAGCGACCGCGCTGGTCTTCGCCTGTTCGTGCCCGAGGAGCTGGCCCGCTACcgcggcggccccggggccccgggtcTCTACTTGGCGTTGCTTGGCCGCGTGTACGATGTGTCCCCCGGCCGGAGGCACTACGAGCCCGGGGCCCACTATAGCGGCTTCGCAG GCCGAGATGCGTCCCGGGCATTTGTGACTGGGGACTACTCTGAAGCAGGCCTAGTGGACGATGTGTCTGACTTGTCATTTTCGGAGGTGCTGACACTTCAGAATTGGCTTTCATTCTATGAGAAGAATTATGAATTGGTTG GCAGGGTGATAGGAAGGTTCTATGGAGAGGACGGCCTCCCGACCCCAACCCTGACCCGGGTGGAAGCCGTGATGGCCCAGGGCGCAGAGGCAGGCCAGCGGGCGCTGCAGGAGAAGCAAAAGTTCCCCCCGTGCAACGCGGAGTGGAGCTCGGGCAGGGGCAGCCGGCTCTGGTGCTCCACGGAGAG cGGAGGCGTGAGCAGAGATTGGGTCGGTGTCCCCAGGAAGCTGTACAGGCCAGGTGCCAAGGAGCCgcactgtgtgtgtgtaagaacAACTGGACCGCCGAGTGACCAGGCGCCGGGCCTCGCTGCACACACAAACCGTGGAGACCTGGACAACCCTGGCCTGGGGGAGTATGCAGGCTGCCCGCCCCTGGCCGTCACATGCTCCTTCCCGCTATGA
- the CYB5D2 gene encoding neuferricin isoform X2: protein MRRLGGRGLLLGLAAAAAAAAARWLGWWSDRAGLRLFVPEELARYRGGPGAPGLYLALLGRVYDVSPGRRHYEPGAHYSGFAGRVIGRFYGEDGLPTPTLTRVEAVMAQGAEAGQRALQEKQKFPPCNAEWSSGRGSRLWCSTESGGVSRDWVGVPRKLYRPGAKEPHCVCVRTTGPPSDQAPGLAAHTNRGDLDNPGLGEYAGCPPLAVTCSFPL from the exons ATGCGGCGGCTCGGCGGCCGCGGGCTCCTGCTGggcctggcggcggcggcggcagcagcggcggcACGGTGGCTGGGCTGGTGGAGCGACCGCGCTGGTCTTCGCCTGTTCGTGCCCGAGGAGCTGGCCCGCTACcgcggcggccccggggccccgggtcTCTACTTGGCGTTGCTTGGCCGCGTGTACGATGTGTCCCCCGGCCGGAGGCACTACGAGCCCGGGGCCCACTATAGCGGCTTCGCAG GCAGGGTGATAGGAAGGTTCTATGGAGAGGACGGCCTCCCGACCCCAACCCTGACCCGGGTGGAAGCCGTGATGGCCCAGGGCGCAGAGGCAGGCCAGCGGGCGCTGCAGGAGAAGCAAAAGTTCCCCCCGTGCAACGCGGAGTGGAGCTCGGGCAGGGGCAGCCGGCTCTGGTGCTCCACGGAGAG cGGAGGCGTGAGCAGAGATTGGGTCGGTGTCCCCAGGAAGCTGTACAGGCCAGGTGCCAAGGAGCCgcactgtgtgtgtgtaagaacAACTGGACCGCCGAGTGACCAGGCGCCGGGCCTCGCTGCACACACAAACCGTGGAGACCTGGACAACCCTGGCCTGGGGGAGTATGCAGGCTGCCCGCCCCTGGCCGTCACATGCTCCTTCCCGCTATGA